A region from the Algoriphagus machipongonensis genome encodes:
- a CDS encoding helix-turn-helix domain-containing protein, whose product MENEVVAQISNKIKSVRKEKSLTLQDIADRAGVTKGLISQIENGRTIPSLLVLIEIIQALEVDFDSFFTELSKFSSGTKVFVQRKNEYQKFEKEDALGFDYSRIFTRKMPSSTIDIVLLEIQPGAKRNFVTTEAFEYKYIISGSVKYIFKDQSVFLNEGDSMLFDGRLTHNPVNEGKVPVKMLVVYFFEQKR is encoded by the coding sequence ATGGAAAATGAAGTAGTCGCGCAAATAAGTAATAAAATTAAATCAGTTCGGAAAGAAAAGAGTCTCACGCTTCAAGACATTGCAGATCGTGCAGGAGTTACCAAAGGACTTATTTCCCAAATTGAAAATGGAAGAACTATCCCTTCTTTACTGGTTTTGATTGAAATCATTCAAGCCTTAGAGGTTGATTTTGATTCATTTTTTACTGAGTTGAGTAAATTTAGCAGTGGAACCAAAGTCTTTGTGCAGAGGAAAAATGAGTATCAAAAGTTTGAAAAAGAAGATGCCTTAGGATTCGATTACTCTAGGATTTTTACAAGGAAAATGCCTAGTAGCACCATCGATATTGTGCTGCTGGAAATCCAACCAGGAGCCAAACGGAACTTTGTAACTACCGAGGCCTTTGAATACAAATACATCATTTCAGGTTCCGTGAAATATATCTTCAAAGACCAAAGTGTTTTCTTAAATGAAGGGGATTCTATGTTGTTTGATGGGCGCTTAACGCACAATCCCGTCAATGAGGGGAAAGTACCTGTGAAGATGCTGGTAGTTTATTTCTTTGAGCAAAAGAGGTAG
- a CDS encoding TIGR03364 family FAD-dependent oxidoreductase: MSTKPSAIVIGAGIVGLSITRALQSKGWKVRVIERHPQAQGASVRNFGMIWPIGQTLGPAYDRALRAKEIWKEMSAKAEFFAEETGSLHLAYTDLEMKVVEEYTAAMDGVKSAKALSPTQVAALSPATKLEGLKGALWSADEMIVDPREAVLKTAKYLNSLEDVEFIWNKAISRIEGNTVYSGKKSWSADKVFVCSGADFETLYPEVFEATPITKCKLQMMRLVQQPQDWRIGPPLCAGLSFIHYKGFEVAKSLPELKSIYQEQYPELLELGIHVMVSQNGLGELTIGDSHEYGLNLDPFDQNHINQLIIDFLKTFAQFKDWSIGSSWHGIYPKMTNGAIDFVKDIDDSVTIVNGMGGAGMTLSFGLGEEVVERI; this comes from the coding sequence ATGAGTACTAAACCTTCAGCGATCGTAATAGGAGCCGGAATTGTTGGCTTATCTATCACAAGAGCCCTCCAATCCAAAGGTTGGAAAGTCAGGGTTATTGAAAGGCATCCTCAGGCACAAGGAGCATCGGTAAGAAATTTTGGGATGATCTGGCCCATCGGACAAACTCTTGGGCCAGCTTATGACCGTGCTTTAAGAGCTAAGGAAATCTGGAAAGAAATGAGTGCGAAAGCAGAGTTTTTTGCAGAAGAAACGGGCTCGCTTCACCTTGCCTATACCGACTTGGAGATGAAAGTAGTAGAAGAGTATACCGCTGCTATGGATGGTGTCAAATCTGCAAAAGCTCTTTCTCCAACTCAGGTAGCAGCCCTAAGTCCCGCCACCAAGTTAGAAGGGCTCAAAGGAGCTCTTTGGTCTGCTGATGAGATGATTGTAGATCCGAGAGAAGCGGTTCTTAAGACTGCCAAATATTTGAATTCATTGGAGGATGTGGAGTTTATTTGGAACAAAGCCATCTCGAGAATTGAAGGGAATACGGTTTATAGTGGGAAGAAATCCTGGTCTGCTGACAAAGTTTTTGTTTGCTCTGGGGCTGACTTTGAGACTTTGTATCCAGAGGTTTTTGAAGCTACTCCAATAACCAAGTGCAAGCTGCAGATGATGCGACTGGTTCAGCAACCCCAAGATTGGCGAATAGGCCCACCGCTATGTGCTGGTTTGAGTTTTATTCATTACAAAGGCTTTGAAGTAGCGAAGTCCTTACCCGAATTGAAAAGTATCTATCAAGAACAATATCCTGAATTATTGGAATTGGGAATTCATGTCATGGTATCTCAAAATGGACTAGGAGAACTCACGATTGGGGATAGTCATGAATATGGTTTGAATTTAGATCCCTTTGATCAGAATCATATCAATCAACTAATTATTGATTTTTTAAAGACATTTGCACAGTTTAAAGACTGGAGTATCGGTTCTTCCTGGCATGGGATCTATCCGAAAATGACCAATGGAGCCATTGATTTTGTGAAAGATATAGACGATTCAGTGACTATTGTCAATGGAATGGGAGGAGCAGGAATGACACTTTCATTTGGTTTAGGAGAGGAAGTGGTTGAAAGAATATAA
- a CDS encoding phosphonate degradation HD-domain oxygenase, producing MKPTFIEKSKNKRLALIFDLYEKYGDDDYIGEPVSQIEHMCQSAQLAEKEGYDEEVILAAFFHDIGHLCVHLGSFESMNGYGIKSHEKIGGDFLRDMGFPERIAKLVENHVQAKRYLTFKNPAYFDKLSEASRKTLEFQGGKMNESEAKEFENDPLFEVSIKMRNWDELAKLENVPLPDLGVYRKIAERLIA from the coding sequence ATGAAGCCTACATTTATTGAAAAGTCCAAAAACAAAAGGTTAGCTCTGATTTTTGATTTGTATGAAAAATATGGAGACGATGATTACATCGGCGAACCTGTTTCACAAATTGAACATATGTGTCAATCTGCTCAGTTGGCAGAAAAAGAAGGCTATGATGAGGAAGTTATTTTAGCTGCTTTTTTTCATGATATTGGACACCTGTGCGTTCATTTGGGAAGTTTTGAATCGATGAATGGCTATGGAATCAAAAGCCATGAAAAGATTGGCGGTGATTTTTTAAGGGATATGGGCTTCCCTGAGCGCATTGCCAAATTGGTGGAGAATCATGTGCAAGCAAAGCGATACCTAACTTTTAAAAACCCTGCATACTTTGACAAACTTTCGGAAGCAAGCAGGAAAACCTTGGAGTTCCAAGGTGGAAAAATGAATGAATCTGAGGCAAAGGAATTTGAAAACGATCCCTTATTTGAGGTTTCTATAAAAATGAGAAATTGGGATGAATTGGCCAAGCTGGAAAATGTCCCCCTTCCAGATTTAGGAGTTTACCGGAAAATAGCTGAAAGACTGATCGCTTAA